Proteins co-encoded in one Cataglyphis hispanica isolate Lineage 1 chromosome 4, ULB_Chis1_1.0, whole genome shotgun sequence genomic window:
- the LOC126848959 gene encoding protein dopey-1 homolog isoform X1 — protein sequence MGSIALEEYELMKDSKYRVYVNAVDKALKSFEYTSEWADLISALGKLNKVLLSHMKFPVIPRRIKISKRLAQCMHPALPSGVHLKALETYDIIFKCMGTNRLSHELFIYSAGLFPLLGHAAMNVRPSLLTVYETHFVPLGERLRPGLSGFLSGVLLGLEDGSDHFDRTNSLLEKVCDGVGAEHFYACLWDCLASNSGIRLPAISFVLAHFNKKLTMEEQRYIMGTNTKIMVSALCAGVQDTSVLVQRSALDFLLIGFPIHNSQLTHQDMILLIKAALVTILRRDMSLNRRLFAWLLGTEVSTSILKKNHITVDTKEHSITYFDIYSKKMLVEAIKYLLKEVCEENSQDLKPYRILISLLDKVDIGPVILDDILFEVFRTFYNACKQSALNHISKTSEVVKSANLLFSTLEPSYIWIHCGHLFEKACNRRAKTQVTIEDVTVKTVGSGMPNLVEVCILTEFLLETVSLDAFIDTPSEHLPGLFYEIISKLLYHINILSSMEISKSLKLCAKILSKVQPTVVTTHADKYEIDSKMDASLNNITVPSDNSLTAIPLEKSQSDSKLNKADISGTSFAEKSPSTRRRANSGGAAKRNEKKSKKKGSKSTSKLTDTYTIQADGTNISVVVNEDIKSLPRNKSMDDIKTSCIETDAISSSSNNKLSTTSKHLTNVSPLGSTGSLYRGPSPAFQAQHSMLEKCLRQYEIFYVKLISNRILSKERTVQDMFNHLVISCPRKSFDERMHCLELLLNSRLNMEDSGFFSQDVSVTEDTKCLDIFHLSLDIVAHSEWNETMKIASSLFVELSTFPKYFLPGDDVLVEEEPKFEHVLPDWLKVLIVCSCWLQKQPALQLTSIATLLDLVALLKAHNDIEIHSKSGEGITTVIMVPLLKQRHITYLMQYTNVFQVLAHSLWNHLGELPAHKFRMRCVELLHELHHALYNSCDAVEDLIGSALTSENPEKKIEAFSRFATLWHLGREIETNPRLRGCLRIFDQSLLKMLDNLQLADNSPLKLLAQSWLLHSLMRGDISRVIDPLLTILLDPSTCRMSVLHVSIQHSNTVLTKNDPVEEKSEVQDDTEGAAKIYAISSVDGNVIYHVSDNVDEDKKWKKGKKKKQTINPVKIKRIFAVTTLATGDNCNHYVTERNQFMKELEVPPSISGNRKISVFVNPLSINCNENSNDSLTEDDSLPSIRKVNLTTELLKNATRFKKIDFDKGSTASLDESLFESANSSLKVKDKSSFKKLNDDVDSSLDSITNSLDSSSPEVTNKQSKQKKEPVVMPGSSREIAGTLIKGRYYSTNEFNMNYDHEIGSFEASAEVPSWTMDDDDGDLDVSTTAEEYFSNSSSASIVEEILNEVLDRAMQLCDVAEPPKNEEAPQHSAKTNRNVGLGVHNLHSHMLLYCGVYDSVRTLYVLRTLRNELLTNTRMFLCCAATTGAANATKNTVLLNLLARHRKSVFGRNFHGDIANTEFIAAYRSSMYLEVLISVCLYFARSYYPNLGQMRLTYDEISGNRQVQLASAELLTLIFSELIPIVRDSGKGFSCYIVDLLTKCKVQKVALHCLVSSVMSMKNAHKENEDVFTFTEEIVLFNDPIIDNDINKCKYRASDHTEAFQIQLLRLLLALIMLEHQCSSQKGEEINPTTSSIPSSPTRTLPNLIGNSLKYVSGAAIPQQPMFLASILSALQLNHMRHLHQHWTTLVTSSLPFMGSSLTSVVTSVIHQLCSNIEHLASYYINEEPASKLQDISTVECCLPADYTVTHLEALTYLLHYCLLDTSQQIGFSFNQPLSGTIQTGIPGANPGQIFNNLIHVFMPSPLSPDLSTTKDKTGATELQQHARRTALSHLPRIIASLSALWQAVLATKDNEQASCVVGSPRIVKYQLLELLSPISFHHGANFLAAVAVAWHERRQPSAASKKILPEACPNQQVMVHLVSAIRVMPIDTLVHTVHQVVKTPPPIHGIKQDFSLEVSVLELLYIYMQSNTSQSLIESWASLLSLLKDGLSLTAPAQFLLLAILNEYVQKCPPMQEKKDIKDLQDVSAKFIESCSQIAGACLEQTTWLRRNLAVREDVFEVVEGSSEGKEGKNGAVTPGTPPNAAYSVQAQAVLAEILAPLLDVSYGSQEKERVVTLLTNLMYNVTPYLKNHTIKNIASFTACSQLLASLSGYQYTRKAWRKDVLDLLLDSAFFQMTPSCLPYWRTIIDNLMTHDNTTFRDLMNRVSMAQGSGISIFSSKEQEYEQKAQLLKRLAFVILCSEMDQYHKYMPEIQERLADSLRLPQVIPSIQAQVFLCFRVLLLRMSPQHATSLWPVIVSELVQVFLYIEQELSTDSEEFSRHSSSHIKLLSALDSSWAVNASNGLQAHGHPHWLQLQLAAAKLLDLALLLPAHRLPQFQMYKWAFVGDAAAGCIDNNNLSSDFVPHITRIAKLMDNKFKPEGPPPKRNSGELLLTSNNVRSLQDLHHFFSSLSRATCDTYVPINNTQLETVIEQDFLEKMPTMPAR from the exons ATGGGTTCCATTGCTTTAGAGGAGTACGAGTTAATGAAGGACTCGAAATATCGAgt ctaTGTGAATGCTGTTGATAAAGCTCTAAAAAGCTTTGAATATACGAGCGAATGGGCAGATCTAATTTCTGCATTAGGAAAGCTTAACAAGGTGCTGCTAAGTCATATGAAGTTTCCTGTTATTCCAaggagaattaaaatatcaaagagatTAGCCCAATGCATGCATCCAGCACTACCATCTGGTGTTCATTTGAAAGCTTTAGAAACGtatgacattatttttaagtgtATGGGCACTAATAGACTCAGCCATgagctatttatatatagtgcag GACTGTTTCCATTATTGGGTCATGCTGCTATGAATGTCAGACCGTCATTATTAACAGTATATGAAACACACTTTGTGCCACTTGGCGAAAGATTGAGACCAGGATTAAGCGGTTTTTTAAGCGGTGTTCTTTTAGGTTTAGAAGATGGATCTGATCATTTTGACAG aacAAATTCCTTATTGGAGAAAGTATGCGATGGTGTAGGTGCAGAACATTTTTATGCATGTCTCTGGGATTGTTTAGCTTCAAATTCGGGCATTCGCTTGCCTGCTATATCATTTGTGCTCGCGCACTTCAACAAGAAATTAACAATGGAAGAGCAAAGATATATTATGGGTACTAATACTAAAATTatg gtATCAGCCTTATGCGCAGGAGTACAAGACACTTCGGTGCTAGTACAAAGAAGTGCACtggattttctattaataggTTTTCCTATACATAACAGTCAATTGACACATCaagatatgatattattaatcaaagcTGCTTTAGTTACTATATTACGAAGAGACATGAGCTTAaacag ACGTTTGTTTGCTTGGTTATTGGGCACTGAAGTAAGTACATCAATTTTAAAGAAGAACCACATAACTGTGGACACCAAGGAGCATTCTATaacatattttgacatatattccaaaaaaatgttagttgaagcaataaaatatttgcttaaaGAAGTATGCGAAGAAAATTCACAGGATTTAAAGCCATATAGAATACTTATCTCATTACTTGATAAGGTGGATATTGGACCAGTAATTTTGGATGATATTCTGTTTGAAGTGTTTAg GACATTTTATAATGCCTGTAAACAATCTGCACTGAATCATATATCAAAAACAAGTGAAGTAGTAAAatctgcaaatttattattttcaactttGGAACCATCATATATCTGGATACATTGTGGACATTTATTCGAAAAGGCCTGCAATAGAAGAGCAAAGACACAAGTTACCATAGAAGATGTTACTGTAAAAACGGTCGGTAGTGGAATGCCAAATTTAGTGGAAGTATGCATACTAACAGAATTTTTACTCGAGACTGTATCATTGGACGCATTCATAGACACTCCGTCTGAGCATCTTCCTGGtttgttttatgaaataattagcaagcttttatatcacattaatattttgtcttcAATGGAGATCTCAAAAAGTCTTAAATTGTGCGCCAAGATTTTGTCGAAAGTACAACCGACTGTGGTAACGACTCATGCAGACAAGTATGAAATAGATAGTAAAATGGATGCTTCTCTGAATAATATTACAGTTCCTAGCGATAATTCGCTAACGGCGATTCCTTTGGAAAAAAGTCAGTCGGATAGTAAATTGAATAAGGCCGATATATCCGGTACCTCTTTTGCGGAGAAAAGTCCGAGTACGAGAAGAAGAGCTAATTCCGGTGGCGCTGCTaagagaaatgagaaaaagtcGAAGAAAAAGGGGAGTAAAAGTACTTCCAAGTTAACCGATACATATACTATACAAGCCGATGGTACCAACATATCGGTCGTAGTGAACGAAGACATAAAATCTTTACCTAGGAATAAAAGCATGGACGATATTAAAACGAGCTGCATCGAAACCGATGCAATAAGCTCTTCTTCGAATAATAAACTGTCTACCACATCAAAACACTTGACAAATGTCAGTCCATTGGGATCAACGGGATCCTTATATAGGGGACCATCTCCGGCATTTCAGGCACAGCACTCCATGTTAGAAAAGTGCCTCCgtcaatatgaaatattttatgtcaaattaattagtaatcGAATACTTAGCAAAGAAAGAACAGTGCAAGATATGTTTAATCACTTGGTGATCTCTTGCCCGAGAAAGAGTTTCGACGAGAGAATGCATTGCTTGGAACTTCTGCTGAATTCCAGATTAAATATGGAGGACTCTGGATTCTTTAGTCAAGATGTGTCTGTAACAGAGGATACCAAGTGTCTGGATATTTTTCACTTGTCTCTTGATATCGTAGCGCATTCGGAATGGAACGAGACCATGAAAATAGCGTCTAGCTTATTCGTGGAATTATCCACATTTCCAAAATACTTCTTACCCGGCGACGATGTACTCGTGGAGGAAGAACCCAAGTTCGAGCACGTTCTTCCGGATTGGTTGAAAGTCCTAATAGTCTGTTCCTGCTGGTTACAGAAGCAACCGGCATTACAATTAACGAGCATCGCTACATTATTGGACTTGGTAGCATTATTGAAAGCACATAATGACATCGAGATACATTCGAAAAGTGGAGAAGGTATAACGACAGTGATTATGGTGCCGTTGTTGAAACAACGGCACATTACCTACTTGATGCAATACACTAATGTATTTCAG gtATTGGCACATTCCTTGTGGAATCATTTGGGCGAGCTTCCCGCTCATAAATTTAGGATGCGTTGCGTAGAGCTGTTGCACGAATTGCATCACGCTTTATACAATTCCTGCGACGCAGTCGAAGACTTAATAGGATCTGCTCTCACTTCCGAGAATCCTGAAAAAAAGATCGAAGCATTCAGTAGATTTGCTACTTTATGGCATTTAGGACGAGAAATCGAAACGAATCCACGGCTACGCGGTTGTCTCAGAATTTTCGACCA AtccttattaaaaatgttggaCAATCTTCAACTTGCAGACAATTCGCCGTTAAAACTATTAGCTCAATCATGGCTACTACATTCCTTGATGCGCGGCGATATATCGCGTGTAATAGATCCCTTACTGACAATACTTTTAGATCCATCCACATGTCGTATGAGCGTTCTCCACGTGAGTATACAACACAGTAATACCGTCCTAACGAAGAACGATCCGGTGGAGGAAAAATCAGAGGTTCAAGATGACACAGAAGGTGCTGcgaaaatttatgcaattagTTCTGTCGACGGCAATGTGATATATCATGTGAGCGATAACGTGGACGAGgataaaaaatggaagaaaggcaagaaaaaaaaacagacgaTAAATCCCGTGAAAATAAAACGAATCTTTGCCGTGACGACATTGGCGACTGGTGATAATTGCAATCACTATGTCACGgaaagaaatcaatttatgAAAGAACTCGAAGTGCCGCCTAGCATATCTGGCAATCGAAAGATTTCCGTGTTTGTGAATCCTCTCTCAATCAATTGTAATGAAAACTCTAACGATTCCTTGACAGAAGACGATTCGCTGCCCAGTATACGCAAGGTAAACTTGACAACAGAATTACTTAAGAATGCCACTCGTTTCAAGAAGATTGATTTCGATAAAGGTTCCACTGCCAGTTTAGACGAGAGTCTTTTCGAATCGGCAAATTCTAGTTTGAAGGTGAAGGATAAGAGTAGTTTCAAAAAACTAAACGATGACGTCGACTCATCTCTAGATTCTATAACAAATAGCTTGGATTCGAGCAGTCCCGAAGTAACTAATAAACAATCTAAACAGAAAAAAGAACCCGTCGTGATGCCGGGCAGTTCCAGAGAAATAGCGGGCACTCTCATAAAAGGCAGATATTACAGTACGAATGAATTTAACATGAATTATGATCATGAAATCGGCAGTTTCGAAGCGAGCGCGGAGGTGCCCAGTTGGACGATGGACGATGATGACGGCGATCTGGATGTCAGCACTACCGCGGAAGAATACTTTAGCAATTCTAGCAGCGCCAGTATAGTTGAAGAGATTCTGAATGAGGTGCTCGATCGTGCGATGCAATTATGCGATGTCGCCGAACCGCCGAAAAAT GAAGAAGCTCCGCAGCATTCCGCAAAAACTAATCGAAATGTTGGTCTGGGTGTTCATAATCTTCATTCCCATATGTTACTCTATTGTGGAGTATACGATTCGGTCAGAACCCTTTACGTTTTACGCACGCTCAGAAACGAACTTTTGACAAATACGCGAATGTTTCTGTGTTGCGCGGCAACAACCGGTGCGGCAAATGCGACGAAGAATACAGTGCTATTAAATCTATTGGCTAGGCATCGGAAAAGTGTTTTTGGCAGAAACTTTCACGGTGATATAGCTAACACGGAATTTATAGCAGCTTATAGGAGTAGTATGTATCTCGAAGTCCTAATAAGCGTGTGTCTGTATTTTGCAAGAAGTTATTATCCAAATCTGGGACAGATGAGGCTTACATATGACGAAATTTCCGGTAACCGTCAA gTACAACTTGCAAGTGCAGAATTATTGACGCTAATATTTTCGGAGTTAATCCCAATTGTTCGCGATTCTGGGAAAGGTTTCAGTTGCTATATAGTCGACCTGCTGACTAAATGTAAAGTACAAAAAGTTGCTCTACACTGTCTCGTATCTAGTGTTATGAGTATGAAGAACGCTCataaagaaaatgaagatGTTTTCACATTTACTGaagaaattgtattatttaacgaTCCGATTATCGataatgatattaacaaatgtaaatatagaGCGAGCGATCATACAGAAGCTTTCCAGATACAACTATTACG aTTACTATTAGCGTTAATTATGTTGGAGCATCAGTGTAGTAGTCAGAAAGGAGAAGAGATTAATCCAACGACATCATCTATTCCAAGTTCACCGACACGGACTCTACCGAATTTAATCGGGAAcagtttaaaatatgtttctggGGCAGCGATACCGCAGCAACCAATGTTTCTTGCTAGTATCCTTAGTGCACTGCAACTC AATCATATGAGGCATCTTCATCAACATTGGACAACTCTTGTTACATCTAGTCTCCCTTTTATGGGATCATCTTTAACGTCTGTTGTAACATCAGTTATTCATCAATTATGCAGTAATATTGAACATTTAGCGTCGTATTATATCAATGAAGAACCCGCGTCAAAGTTACAAGATATAAGCACGGTAGAATGCTGTTTGCCTGCGGATTACACAGTGACACATCTCGAGGCTTTGACATACTTGCTGCATTATTGCCTATTAGATACTTCTCAACAAATTGGATTCTCATTTAATCAGCCGCTAAGTGGTACAATACAAACGGGAATTCCTGGTGCTAATCCCGGACAAATTTTCAACAATCTTATACACGTTTTTATGCCAAGTCCACTTTCTCCG gATCTATCCACAACAAAGGATAAAACAGGCGCAACTGAACTACAACAACATGCTAGAAGAACAGCATTAAGTCATTTACCGAGAATAATAGCATCCTTATCTGCTTTGTGGCAAGCAGTTCTAGCAACAAAAGACAA CGAACAAGCCAGTTGCGTGGTGGGCAGTCCAAGAATTGTCAAATATCAATTGTTAGAACTCTTATCCCCAATCTCTTTCCATCATGGAGCCAACTTTCTAGCTGCAGTCGCGGTTGCTTGGCACGAAAGGCGTCAACCGTCCGCCGCTTCTAAGAAG ATACTTCCAGAAGCCTGTCCCAATCAACAAGTGATGGTTCATTTAGTTAGCGCTATTCGCGTTATGCCGATTGATACTTTGGTACACACTGTGCATCAGGTAGTGAAAACACCACCGCCAATACACGGGATCAAACAGGATTTCTCACTAGAAGTCTCAGTACTggaattactttatatatatatgcagagtAACACGTCGCAATCGCTTATCGAGTCTTGGGCGTCCTTGCTGAGTTTATTGAAAGATGGTTTATCGCTAACAGCACCTGCTCAATTTCTTTTGCTGGCTATACTAAACGAATATGTACAAAAGTGTCCGCCTATGCAAGAGAAGAAAGATATCAAAGATTTGCAAGATGTATCAGCAAAG TTTATAGAATCATGTTCGCAAATAGCTGGCGCGTGTCTAGAACAAACAACGTGGCTAAGAAGAAATTTGGCTGTTCGAGAAGATGTGTTCGAAGTAGTTGAAGGTTCTTCGGAAGGTAAAGAGGGAAAAAATGGTGCTG TAACACCTGGAACCCCACCTAATGCAGCATATAGTGTTCAAGCGCAAGCAGTATTAGCGGAAATACTTGCGCCTTTGTTGGATGTCAGTTATGGTTCGCAAGAAAAAGAGCGCGTGGTAACATTGCTAACAAACCTCATGTATAATGTTACACCTTATCTGAAAAATCACAC taTAAAGAATATTGCCTCATTCACTGCATGTTCTCAATTATTGGCTTCTTTGTCGGGTTATCAATACACGAGGAAAGCATGGCGAAAAGACGTTTTAGATTTGTTACTCGATTCAGCCTTTTTCCAAATGACACCATCCTGTCTGCCATACTGGAGAACTATAATAGACAATCTGATGACACATGATAATACTACCTTCAGAGATTTAATGA ATCGCGTGTCCATGGCTCAAGGCAGCGGAATCAGTATATTCTCTTCAAAGGAACAAGAGTATGAACAGAAAGCGCAACTATTAAAGCGATTGGCGTTTGTCATCCTTTGCAGCGAGATGGATcagtatcataaatatatgccAGAGATACAAG AACGTTTAGCAGATAGTCTACGTCTACCCCAAGTGATCCCATCTATCCAAGCACAAGTATTTCTATGTTTCCGCGTATTACTATTGAGAATGTCACCGCAACACGCGACGTCTTTGTGGCCAGTCATAGTTAGCGAGCTTGTTCAAGTCTTTCTTTATATCGAGCAAGAATTGAGTACGGATAGCGAAGAGTTCAG TCGTCATAGCAG TTCACATATTAAACTGCTTTCGGCCTTGGACTCATCGTGGGCTGTTAACGCTAGCAATGGACTTCAGGCACACGGACACCCTCACTGGTTGCAGCTGCAACTAGCTGCCGCCAAACTGTTAGATCTCGCGTTACTATTGCCCGCACACAGATTACCGCAATTTCAGAT GTATAAATGGGCATTCGTTGGAGACGCAGCGGCAGGATGTATAGATAACAACAATCTATCTTCAGACTTTGTACCGCACATTACAAGAATAGCAAAATTGATGGATAATAAG tttaaacCTGAAGGACCACCGCCCAAAAGAAATTCAGGGGAGCTTTTACTGACATCAAATAATGTTCGCTCTCTGCAAGATTTGCATCACTTCTTCTCAAGTCTTAGTCGCGCCACGTGCGACACATATGTACCgataaataatacacaattGGAGACTGTAATCGAACAAGactttcttgaaaaaatgCCGACCATGCCAGCGAGATAG